In the Piscinibacter sp. XHJ-5 genome, one interval contains:
- a CDS encoding glycosyltransferase produces the protein MSRTLDLGCGDIPRNPFHADELFGVDVRDNLAGNIKSADLVIEPIPFGDESFDYLTAYDFIEHVPRIIYAPQRRHAFIEVMNEIHRVLKPGGLFLSHTPAYPHGVAFRDPTHVNIITEETFPFYFDDQVRWGSIYGFKGAFRLRHQEWRGPHLITVMQKVAAPDSPAAQPGAAARISVFIPVHNGEKHLAQTLDSVLAQTHADFEVLCIDDASTDGSAQILARYAARDPRIRVVTTPVNLGSAPRALNHALGLMTGGYFVYSSQDDSFSSDWLARMHARAQETGADAVIPEVVLHHEDAPAKNRSLVGLAGDADAIVSGREACLQSLSWSIPGNALWNAGLVRRLGFEDFSLNSDEYSVRRFFLECRQVAFSGGRFLYRQDNPDAVTRRFDAGRFDWPYTQLRLAQLLQEYGFAHEVVRKEIDGAVSAMASLRRKLDEHRASWTASELARAEAAIARFEQRLSLQQVLDPPRRMERRVARWKNSLRKLPTKLGLRRP, from the coding sequence ATGAGCAGGACGCTGGACCTCGGCTGCGGCGACATTCCGCGCAACCCCTTCCACGCCGACGAGCTTTTCGGCGTCGACGTGCGCGACAACCTGGCGGGCAACATCAAGAGCGCCGACCTCGTCATCGAGCCGATCCCGTTCGGTGACGAGAGCTTCGACTACCTCACCGCCTACGACTTCATCGAGCACGTGCCGCGGATCATCTACGCGCCCCAGCGGCGGCACGCCTTCATCGAGGTGATGAACGAGATCCACCGCGTGCTCAAGCCGGGCGGGCTGTTCCTCTCGCACACCCCGGCGTATCCGCACGGCGTGGCCTTTCGCGACCCGACGCACGTCAACATCATCACCGAAGAGACCTTCCCGTTCTACTTCGACGACCAGGTCCGCTGGGGGTCGATCTACGGGTTCAAGGGCGCCTTCAGGCTTCGCCATCAGGAGTGGCGCGGGCCGCACCTCATCACCGTGATGCAGAAAGTGGCGGCGCCCGACAGCCCGGCCGCCCAACCCGGCGCCGCTGCCCGCATCAGCGTCTTCATTCCGGTCCACAACGGAGAGAAGCATCTGGCGCAGACCCTCGATTCGGTGCTGGCGCAGACCCATGCCGACTTCGAGGTGCTTTGCATCGACGATGCCTCCACCGATGGCAGCGCGCAGATACTGGCGCGGTATGCGGCACGCGATCCACGCATTCGCGTCGTCACCACGCCGGTCAACCTGGGATCGGCACCGCGGGCGCTCAACCACGCGCTGGGCCTGATGACGGGCGGTTACTTCGTCTATTCCTCGCAGGACGATTCGTTCTCGTCCGACTGGCTGGCCCGCATGCATGCCCGTGCGCAGGAGACCGGCGCCGATGCGGTGATTCCGGAGGTCGTGCTGCACCACGAGGACGCCCCCGCGAAGAACCGCTCGCTGGTGGGCCTGGCGGGCGATGCCGATGCGATCGTCTCGGGGCGCGAGGCGTGCCTGCAATCGCTGAGCTGGTCCATTCCCGGCAACGCGCTGTGGAACGCCGGCCTGGTACGCCGGCTGGGCTTCGAGGATTTCAGCCTCAACAGCGACGAGTATTCCGTGCGCCGCTTCTTCCTCGAATGCAGACAGGTGGCCTTCAGCGGTGGTCGCTTCCTGTACCGTCAGGACAATCCCGATGCGGTGACGCGGCGCTTCGACGCCGGCCGCTTCGACTGGCCGTACACGCAGCTGCGGCTCGCGCAGCTGCTGCAGGAATACGGCTTCGCGCACGAGGTCGTGCGCAAGGAGATCGACGGCGCGGTGTCGGCCATGGCAAGCCTGCGGCGCAAGCTCGATGAACACCGGGCGAGCTGGACGGCAAGCGAGCTGGCGCGCGCCGAGGCGGCGATCGCACGCTTCGAGCAGCGCCTCTCGCTGCAGCAGGTGCTGGACCCGCCGCGCAGGATGGAGCGTCGCGTGGCCCGATGGAAGAACTCGCTGCGCAAGCTCCCCACCAAGCTCGGACTTCGCCGACCATGA
- a CDS encoding FdtA/QdtA family cupin domain-containing protein translates to MSLAECRIVDLPKIADPRGNLTFIEGRRHVPFDIARVYYLYDVPGGSERGGHAHKALHQLIVAMSGSFDVVLDDGRGGKQRFHLNRSYHGLYVCPMIWRELDNFSSGSVCMVLASNVYDEADYYRDYGEYQLALARPHA, encoded by the coding sequence ATGAGCCTGGCCGAATGCCGAATCGTCGACCTGCCGAAGATCGCTGATCCACGCGGCAACCTGACCTTCATCGAAGGCCGGCGGCACGTGCCGTTCGACATCGCCCGCGTGTACTACTTGTACGACGTGCCCGGCGGCTCCGAGCGCGGGGGCCACGCCCACAAGGCGCTGCACCAGCTCATCGTCGCCATGTCGGGCAGCTTCGACGTCGTCCTCGACGATGGCCGCGGCGGCAAGCAGCGCTTTCATCTCAACCGCTCGTATCACGGGCTGTACGTGTGCCCCATGATCTGGCGCGAGCTGGACAACTTCTCCTCGGGCTCGGTCTGCATGGTGCTGGCCTCCAACGTCTACGACGAGGCCGACTACTACCGTGACTACGGCGAGTACCAGCTGGCGCTCGCGCGTCCCCACGCATGA
- a CDS encoding N-acetyltransferase, with protein MTDIPYSVHPLSDVQTTEIGAGTRIWQYVVVLPGARIGRECNICSHCFIESEVSIGDRVTIKSGVQVWNGITLEDGVMVGPNVSFTNDRHPRSGNRGFRLERTVVARDASIGAGAVLLPGLRIGAGATVGAGAVVTRDVPDGATVVGNPARIIGEAQP; from the coding sequence ATGACCGACATCCCCTACTCCGTGCATCCGCTGTCCGACGTACAAACCACCGAGATCGGCGCCGGCACGCGCATATGGCAGTACGTCGTCGTGCTGCCCGGCGCCCGGATCGGGCGCGAGTGCAACATCTGCTCGCATTGCTTCATCGAGAGCGAGGTATCCATCGGCGACCGCGTCACCATCAAGAGCGGCGTGCAGGTCTGGAACGGGATCACGCTGGAGGACGGCGTCATGGTCGGACCCAACGTCAGCTTCACCAACGACCGTCATCCGCGCAGCGGCAACCGCGGGTTCAGGCTGGAGCGCACCGTCGTGGCCCGCGACGCATCGATAGGCGCCGGCGCCGTGCTCCTGCCCGGGCTGCGCATCGGTGCGGGCGCCACCGTCGGAGCCGGAGCGGTGGTGACCCGCGACGTGCCGGACGGCGCCACCGTCGTCGGCAACCCGGCGCGCATCATCGGAGAGGCGCAGCCATGA
- a CDS encoding glycosyltransferase → MRREGMNYRVVIPVLNQLRYTQQCVDSLLASGTPASALLVIDNGSSDETPRWLASRPEIPAIRNRVNLGCGGAWAQGALHDESDWVVLLNNDVVVCPNAMDDLFAAADRHGLDVVSPALIEGPLDYDFVQHAQKFREAMRGSLRRGWFHGVCFAVRRRVFEAIGFPDTDRQLGGREDVEYLIRCLRHDVPVGTVGDVVLHHFGSITQKAMKLESGQDDLGDRAHFYSKVGMGWLARKRFKSERKRQAREWVAQERAAHGYAMHMLRKNGQWTDALYL, encoded by the coding sequence TTGAGACGCGAAGGCATGAACTACCGCGTCGTCATCCCCGTGCTCAACCAGCTGCGGTACACGCAGCAGTGCGTCGACAGCCTGCTGGCATCGGGCACGCCGGCCTCGGCGCTGCTCGTCATCGACAACGGCAGCTCCGACGAAACACCGCGCTGGCTCGCTTCGCGGCCCGAGATCCCCGCCATCCGCAACCGCGTCAACCTGGGATGCGGCGGCGCATGGGCCCAGGGCGCACTGCACGACGAGAGCGACTGGGTGGTGCTGCTGAACAACGACGTCGTCGTGTGCCCGAATGCGATGGACGATCTGTTCGCCGCCGCCGACCGGCACGGCCTGGACGTCGTGAGCCCGGCGCTGATCGAGGGGCCGCTCGACTACGACTTCGTCCAGCATGCGCAGAAGTTCCGCGAGGCGATGCGCGGGAGCTTGCGCCGCGGCTGGTTCCACGGCGTCTGCTTCGCGGTGCGCCGCCGAGTGTTCGAAGCGATCGGCTTTCCCGATACCGACCGCCAGCTCGGCGGGCGCGAGGACGTGGAGTACCTGATCCGCTGCCTGCGCCACGATGTGCCGGTGGGCACCGTCGGCGATGTGGTGCTGCACCACTTCGGCTCGATCACGCAGAAGGCCATGAAGCTCGAAAGCGGCCAGGACGACCTCGGCGATCGCGCGCACTTCTACAGCAAGGTCGGCATGGGCTGGCTGGCGCGCAAGCGCTTCAAGTCGGAGCGCAAGCGGCAGGCGCGCGAGTGGGTCGCGCAGGAGCGCGCGGCGCACGGCTATGCGATGCACATGCTGCGCAAGAATGGCCAGTGGACCGACGCGCTGTACCTGTGA
- a CDS encoding peroxidase-related enzyme (This protein belongs to a clade of uncharacterized proteins related to peroxidases such as the alkylhydroperoxidase AhpD.), translated as MPHPISRFPVPTLEALPDDLRERILAVQEKAGFVPNIFLALAHRPDEFRAFFAYHDALLLRESGLSKGEKEMIIVATSGANRCLYCVVAHGAILRIYEKSPLIADQLATNPMKADITPRQKAMLAFALKVCSDAQNVGESDYAALHAHGFTDEDIWDIGAITALFGLSNRMANLVSLRPNDEFYLLGRVPKAAR; from the coding sequence ATGCCGCACCCGATCAGCCGATTCCCCGTACCGACGCTCGAAGCGCTGCCCGACGACCTGCGCGAGCGCATCCTCGCCGTGCAGGAGAAGGCCGGATTCGTGCCGAACATCTTTTTGGCACTGGCTCACCGGCCGGACGAGTTCCGCGCCTTCTTCGCCTACCACGATGCGCTGCTGCTGCGCGAATCGGGCCTGTCCAAGGGCGAGAAGGAAATGATCATCGTGGCCACCAGCGGAGCCAACCGCTGCCTGTACTGCGTTGTCGCGCACGGGGCCATCCTTCGCATCTACGAGAAGAGCCCGCTGATCGCCGACCAGCTCGCGACCAACCCGATGAAGGCCGACATCACGCCACGCCAGAAGGCGATGCTCGCCTTCGCGCTCAAGGTCTGCAGCGATGCGCAGAACGTCGGCGAGTCCGATTACGCGGCGCTGCACGCCCACGGGTTCACCGACGAGGACATCTGGGACATCGGCGCGATCACGGCGCTGTTCGGCTTGTCCAACCGCATGGCCAACCTGGTCTCGCTGCGGCCCAACGACGAGTTCTACCTGCTCGGGCGCGTGCCCAAGGCGGCCCGTTGA
- the msbA gene encoding lipid A export permease/ATP-binding protein MsbA yields the protein MTSEVVPLKVRLARIAPFFRSSHWGFVLAAAGTIIASATEPMVPALLRLLLDRGFSAGKLSLWLVPVSVIGLFAIRGLAGFLAQYGLSWSANRGIQKLRGALFARLLEAEPLLFTRNSASSLINTVTYEVQTGTTLLVNAMLSLVRDSLTLLALLVYLLYLNWQLTLFVAVLFPLVAFVMRVVSRRLHRLTIQTQNATDQLAYVVEENVLAWRIVRLHAAAPSQIGRFGKVSEVLRRLSLKSTVAASTTTPLTQVLAACALSAVIVVALWQSRSGGSTVGDFVGFVTAMLMLVTPIKHLSEVSGPITRGLAALDRGMSMLDHAPPEAGGGHDPGRAEGRIELRDVSLRYRDDQPAALDHVSLDIRAGETVALVGPSGSGKSTLVNLLPRFLDPVSGSVLLDGVALAEWDIRALRQQFALVSQDVVLFNDTVAANVCLGAEMDRERVLAALASANLRDFVEKLPQGLDTPVGHNGSQLSGGQRQRLAIARAVYKDAPILILDEATSALDSESERLVQTALERLMAGRTSIVIAHRLSTIEAADRVIVLEHGRVLEQGTHGELLARGGLFARLHSLQFNT from the coding sequence ATGACATCCGAGGTCGTGCCGTTGAAGGTGCGGTTGGCCCGCATCGCTCCGTTCTTTCGCAGCAGCCACTGGGGCTTCGTGCTCGCCGCCGCCGGCACCATCATTGCCTCGGCCACCGAGCCGATGGTGCCGGCGCTGCTGCGCCTGTTGCTGGACCGCGGCTTCAGTGCCGGCAAGCTCTCGCTGTGGCTGGTGCCCGTGTCGGTGATCGGCCTGTTCGCCATCCGCGGACTCGCCGGCTTCCTTGCGCAGTACGGCCTCTCGTGGTCGGCCAACCGGGGCATCCAGAAGCTGCGCGGGGCGCTGTTCGCCCGGCTGCTCGAGGCCGAGCCGCTGCTGTTCACGCGCAACTCGGCGAGCAGCCTGATCAATACCGTGACCTACGAAGTGCAGACCGGCACCACGCTGCTCGTCAATGCCATGCTGTCGCTGGTGCGTGACTCCCTGACCCTGCTCGCGCTGCTGGTCTACCTGCTGTACCTCAACTGGCAGCTCACCCTGTTCGTCGCCGTGCTCTTCCCGCTGGTCGCCTTCGTGATGCGGGTGGTGAGCCGACGCCTGCACCGGCTGACGATCCAGACGCAGAACGCCACCGACCAGCTCGCGTACGTCGTCGAGGAGAACGTGCTGGCCTGGCGAATCGTGCGACTGCACGCCGCTGCGCCGTCGCAGATCGGACGTTTCGGCAAGGTCAGCGAAGTGCTGCGGCGGCTGTCGCTGAAATCGACCGTCGCCGCTTCCACCACGACGCCTTTGACGCAGGTGCTTGCGGCCTGCGCGCTGTCGGCGGTGATCGTCGTCGCGCTGTGGCAGAGCCGCAGCGGCGGCTCGACGGTGGGCGACTTCGTCGGCTTCGTCACCGCCATGCTGATGCTGGTGACGCCCATCAAGCACCTGTCCGAGGTGTCGGGGCCGATCACCCGCGGCCTGGCCGCGCTGGACCGCGGCATGAGCATGCTGGACCACGCGCCGCCCGAAGCGGGCGGCGGGCACGATCCGGGCCGCGCCGAGGGACGCATCGAACTGCGCGACGTGTCCCTGCGCTATCGCGACGACCAGCCGGCGGCGCTGGACCACGTGAGCCTCGACATCCGCGCCGGCGAAACGGTCGCGCTGGTCGGGCCCTCGGGCTCGGGCAAGTCGACGCTGGTGAACCTGCTGCCGCGCTTCCTGGATCCCGTCTCCGGCAGCGTGCTGCTCGACGGCGTCGCGCTGGCCGAATGGGACATCCGCGCGCTGCGCCAGCAGTTCGCGCTGGTCAGCCAGGACGTGGTGCTGTTCAACGACACGGTCGCGGCCAATGTCTGCCTGGGTGCCGAAATGGACCGGGAGCGCGTGCTCGCCGCCCTGGCCAGCGCCAACCTGCGCGACTTCGTCGAGAAGCTGCCCCAGGGGCTCGACACGCCCGTGGGGCACAACGGCAGCCAGCTGTCCGGCGGACAACGCCAGCGGCTGGCGATCGCCCGCGCGGTGTACAAGGACGCGCCCATCCTCATCCTCGACGAGGCCACATCGGCGCTCGACAGCGAGAGCGAGCGCCTGGTGCAGACGGCGCTGGAGCGACTGATGGCGGGCCGCACGTCGATCGTCATCGCGCACCGCTTGTCGACCATCGAGGCGGCCGACCGCGTCATCGTGCTCGAGCACGGCCGCGTGCTCGAGCAAGGCACGCACGGCGAGCTGCTCGCGCGCGGCGGCCTCTTCGCGCGCCTGCACTCGCTGCAGTTCAACACCTGA
- a CDS encoding glycosyltransferase family 2 protein, translating into MNLSVILITRNEAHNIAACLQSVGFADEWIVVDSSSDDGTREIAERCGARVTTTSDWPGFGVQKNRALAQAQGRWVLSIDADERVSEQLAANILRVVADVTSGQEPHASSQGAPRGAVGYELSRLSSFCGQWMRHGDWYPDRVLRLFRRGTGRFSDDLVHERLLIDGPIGRLEGELLHDSMPTLENAIDKMNRYSSGRALDKVRAGRQGGLASALSHGLWAFIRCYLLRRGFLDGRLGLVLAVYVAEGTYYRYLKMGLLARSGAVNQPAKTGS; encoded by the coding sequence TTGAACCTCTCGGTCATCCTCATCACCCGCAACGAAGCGCACAACATCGCCGCATGCCTGCAGTCGGTGGGGTTCGCCGACGAATGGATCGTCGTCGACTCCAGCAGCGACGACGGCACGCGTGAGATCGCCGAGCGCTGCGGTGCACGGGTGACGACCACGAGCGACTGGCCCGGCTTCGGGGTGCAGAAGAACCGCGCGCTCGCGCAGGCGCAGGGGCGCTGGGTGCTCAGCATCGACGCCGACGAGCGTGTGAGCGAACAGCTCGCCGCGAACATCCTGCGGGTCGTCGCGGACGTCACATCCGGACAAGAACCACACGCTTCCTCGCAGGGCGCCCCCCGCGGCGCGGTAGGCTACGAGCTGTCGCGGCTGTCCAGCTTCTGCGGCCAGTGGATGCGCCACGGCGACTGGTACCCCGATCGCGTGCTGCGGCTGTTCCGCCGCGGCACCGGCCGCTTCTCCGACGATCTGGTGCATGAGCGCCTGCTCATCGACGGTCCGATCGGCCGGCTCGAAGGCGAATTGCTGCACGACAGCATGCCGACCCTCGAGAACGCCATCGACAAGATGAACCGCTACAGCAGCGGGCGCGCACTCGACAAGGTGCGCGCAGGCCGGCAGGGCGGCCTGGCGTCGGCGTTGTCGCACGGGCTGTGGGCCTTCATCCGCTGCTATCTGCTGCGTCGGGGTTTTCTCGATGGACGTCTGGGGTTGGTGTTGGCGGTGTATGTGGCCGAAGGCACGTACTACCGTTATCTGAAGATGGGCCTGCTGGCGCGCTCCGGCGCGGTGAACCAACCGGCCAAAACGGGGTCATGA
- the tolB gene encoding Tol-Pal system beta propeller repeat protein TolB, with protein sequence MLNRRQFSATAGVLLATPAWAQFRVEISGVGATQVPIAIAKFRDEERSNQSISAIVRADLERSGLFRIIDAPAVLDETTQPSMSEWRGRATDALAGGSVMRLADGRFDVRFKLWDVVKGVELGGQSNAVDQADLRLAAHRIADYIHEKLTGEKGVFSTRIAYVTKGGSRFTLRVADADGEGGQVALNSPEPIISPAWSPDGKELAYVSFESQKAVVYTQEVASGKRRAIANFRGSNSAPAWSPDGQTLALTLSREGGSQLYVMNRAGEGLRRITNTSAIDTEPAFSPDGRLLYFVSDRGGSPQVYRMPAAGGAAERVTFSGSYNISPAISPDGRTLAYISRQGNAFRLYTMDAGGSGSPLALTDTSDDESPSFAPNGRLIIYATRAGGRDVLMTTTLDGKIKARLVSTTADVREPVWGPYGR encoded by the coding sequence ATGCTCAATCGACGACAGTTCTCCGCCACTGCCGGCGTGCTCCTTGCCACCCCCGCCTGGGCGCAGTTCCGGGTTGAGATCTCCGGGGTCGGCGCCACCCAGGTGCCCATCGCGATCGCCAAGTTCCGCGACGAAGAGCGCAGCAACCAGTCGATCTCCGCCATCGTGCGCGCCGACCTCGAGCGCAGCGGGCTGTTCCGCATCATCGACGCGCCGGCCGTGCTCGACGAGACCACGCAGCCGTCGATGAGCGAATGGCGCGGCCGCGCCACCGATGCGCTCGCCGGCGGCTCGGTGATGCGGCTCGCCGACGGCCGCTTCGACGTGCGCTTCAAGCTGTGGGACGTGGTCAAGGGCGTCGAACTCGGCGGCCAGAGCAACGCGGTCGATCAGGCCGACCTGAGGCTCGCGGCGCACCGCATCGCCGACTACATCCACGAGAAGCTGACGGGCGAGAAGGGCGTGTTCTCCACCCGCATCGCCTACGTGACCAAGGGCGGCAGCCGCTTTACGCTGCGCGTGGCCGATGCCGACGGCGAAGGCGGGCAGGTTGCGCTCAACAGCCCCGAGCCGATCATCTCGCCGGCGTGGTCGCCCGATGGCAAGGAGCTGGCGTACGTGTCCTTCGAGAGTCAGAAGGCCGTCGTCTACACGCAGGAAGTGGCATCGGGCAAGCGCCGCGCGATTGCCAACTTCCGCGGCTCCAACAGCGCCCCGGCGTGGTCACCCGACGGCCAGACGCTCGCGCTCACGCTGTCGCGCGAGGGCGGCTCGCAGCTCTACGTGATGAACCGCGCCGGCGAAGGCCTCAGGCGCATCACCAACACGTCGGCGATCGACACCGAGCCTGCGTTCTCGCCCGACGGCCGCCTGCTGTACTTCGTGAGCGACCGCGGCGGCAGCCCGCAGGTCTATCGCATGCCGGCCGCCGGCGGCGCTGCCGAGCGCGTCACCTTCTCGGGCAGCTACAACATCAGCCCGGCCATCAGCCCCGACGGCCGCACGCTCGCCTACATCTCGCGCCAAGGCAATGCCTTCCGGCTGTACACGATGGACGCCGGAGGCAGCGGCTCGCCATTGGCGCTGACCGACACCAGCGACGACGAGAGCCCCAGCTTCGCGCCCAACGGCCGGCTCATCATCTACGCGACCCGCGCCGGGGGGCGTGACGTCTTGATGACCACCACCCTGGATGGCAAGATCAAAGCGCGCCTGGTGTCCACCACCGCCGACGTGCGCGAGCCGGTATGGGGCCCTTACGGGCGCTGA
- the pal gene encoding peptidoglycan-associated lipoprotein Pal, with protein sequence MRVAQQAFVASAVAALLAGCGSNVKLDDKQTPVETRTPTAVNPGAGAGGTPQSQVTSVDLTKNANAAQSNLPRVVYFDFDSFVVKDEFRPTIDAHAKVLSTDRKKKLAIEGHTDERGGREYNLALGQKRAEAVAKSLTLLGAQDTQLEAVSFGKERPAASGSDESAWAKNRRAELTYR encoded by the coding sequence ATGCGTGTTGCACAACAGGCCTTCGTGGCATCGGCCGTCGCGGCCCTCCTGGCCGGGTGCGGCTCGAATGTCAAGCTCGACGACAAGCAGACGCCGGTGGAGACGCGCACGCCGACGGCCGTCAACCCCGGCGCCGGCGCCGGCGGCACGCCGCAGTCGCAGGTCACCAGCGTCGACCTCACGAAGAACGCCAATGCGGCGCAGAGCAATCTGCCGCGTGTCGTCTACTTCGACTTCGACAGCTTCGTCGTCAAGGACGAGTTCCGTCCCACGATCGACGCGCATGCCAAGGTCCTCAGCACCGACCGCAAGAAGAAGCTCGCCATCGAGGGCCACACCGACGAGCGCGGCGGCCGCGAGTACAACCTCGCGCTCGGCCAGAAGCGCGCCGAGGCAGTCGCCAAGTCGCTCACGCTGCTCGGCGCACAAGACACGCAGCTCGAGGCGGTGAGCTTCGGCAAGGAGCGCCCGGCGGCCAGCGGCAGCGATGAATCGGCCTGGGCCAAGAACCGCCGCGCCGAGCTGACCTACCGCTGA
- the ybgF gene encoding tol-pal system protein YbgF, which yields MNVLPRWLSAASIACALFSPAAHAGLFDDDEARKAILDLRQKLEQINEQQRVRQAELNAQMAEQISQLKRSLLDLNAQIETLRADNAKLRGQEEQTTREVAELQRRVKDMQQGVDDRIRRFEPQKVSVDGREFMADPDEKKLYEDAMAIFRRGEFPAAAGALSSFQKRYPSSGFNESVLFWLGNAQYGTRNYKDAISSFRAVASQYPDGARAPEALLSIANCQVELKDPKSARRTIDELLKQYPKSEAAQAGRERLASLR from the coding sequence ATGAACGTGCTGCCTCGCTGGCTCTCCGCCGCGTCGATCGCGTGCGCGCTGTTCTCTCCCGCCGCCCACGCGGGCCTCTTCGACGATGATGAAGCCCGCAAGGCCATCCTCGACCTGCGCCAGAAGCTCGAGCAGATCAACGAGCAGCAGCGCGTCCGCCAGGCCGAGCTCAACGCGCAGATGGCCGAGCAGATCAGCCAGCTCAAGCGCAGTCTGCTCGACCTCAACGCGCAGATCGAAACGCTGCGTGCCGACAACGCCAAGCTGCGTGGCCAGGAAGAGCAGACCACGCGCGAGGTGGCCGAGCTGCAGCGCCGAGTCAAGGACATGCAGCAGGGCGTGGACGATCGCATCCGACGCTTCGAGCCGCAGAAGGTGTCCGTCGACGGCCGAGAGTTCATGGCCGACCCCGACGAGAAGAAGCTGTACGAAGACGCGATGGCGATCTTCCGCCGCGGCGAGTTTCCCGCGGCGGCGGGCGCCCTGTCGTCGTTCCAGAAGCGCTACCCGAGCAGCGGCTTCAACGAGTCGGTCCTGTTCTGGCTGGGCAATGCGCAGTACGGCACGCGCAACTACAAGGACGCGATCAGCTCGTTCCGGGCCGTGGCCAGCCAGTACCCCGACGGTGCACGCGCACCCGAGGCTCTGCTCTCGATCGCGAATTGCCAGGTGGAGCTGAAGGACCCCAAGTCGGCGCGCCGCACGATCGACGAGCTGCTCAAGCAATATCCCAAGTCCGAAGCCGCGCAAGCGGGGCGCGAGCGCCTCGCGTCGTTGCGCTAG
- a CDS encoding tRNA threonylcarbamoyladenosine dehydratase, with the protein MLVADAADLERRFGGLRRLYGDAAYERLRAARVAVVGLGGVGSWSAEALARSGVAELALFDLDHVAESNINRQIQALGSTLGMAKAQALRERIADIHPGCAVRAVEEFVDDRNWPALLSHPVDVVIDACDQVRAKAALAAWSLTTGTPLISVGAAGGKQRAQAVEVDDLAAVTHDPLLASLRQRLRQRHGAARSGPIGIRCVFSRESVVAPPGACDVEASLNCHGYGSSVAVTATFGMVAASAAIESWLAAPCRPRRAPSETTL; encoded by the coding sequence ATGCTCGTCGCCGACGCGGCCGATCTCGAGCGCCGGTTCGGTGGCCTGCGCCGCCTGTACGGCGACGCGGCCTACGAACGGCTGCGGGCGGCGCGTGTGGCGGTGGTCGGCTTGGGCGGCGTCGGTTCGTGGAGCGCGGAAGCGCTCGCGCGCAGCGGCGTCGCCGAGCTCGCGCTGTTCGACCTGGACCACGTCGCCGAATCCAACATCAACCGGCAGATCCAGGCGCTGGGCAGCACGCTCGGCATGGCCAAGGCGCAGGCCCTGCGCGAACGCATCGCCGACATCCATCCCGGGTGCGCGGTGCGCGCGGTGGAGGAGTTCGTCGACGATCGCAACTGGCCCGCGCTGCTCTCCCATCCGGTGGACGTCGTGATCGACGCGTGCGACCAGGTGCGTGCCAAGGCGGCGCTGGCGGCGTGGTCGCTGACCACCGGCACGCCGCTCATCAGCGTCGGCGCGGCGGGCGGCAAGCAGCGGGCGCAAGCGGTGGAGGTCGACGACCTTGCTGCTGTCACCCACGACCCGCTGCTGGCGTCGCTGCGCCAGCGTCTGCGCCAGCGGCACGGGGCGGCGCGCAGCGGCCCCATCGGCATCCGCTGCGTGTTCTCACGCGAGTCGGTGGTGGCGCCGCCGGGCGCCTGCGATGTGGAGGCCAGTCTCAATTGCCATGGCTATGGCTCGAGCGTGGCGGTGACGGCCACCTTCGGCATGGTGGCGGCCAGCGCCGCCATCGAGTCGTGGCTCGCTGCGCCGTGCAGACCGAGAAGGGCGCCTTCAGAAACCACGCTATAA